The region ACAATAGTTTCTTTGTACCTTAAACATTAATGATAATAATTAAACTGAAAAAGCTGTTATTAGGTCCTGTAGTTCAAGATTTTATCAGCTGTAATGCCCTTGAGCTCTACCTAAACCCCTGAGGCCCTACATGACATAAATTGAGCTTACTTTAATTGTACTCCCTAATCCCTATATTCTCCCACTACAGATGCATTTCACACATTTCTTCCAACAAATTACTCATCTATTTGAGATCAATAACAATACCATGTTTTTTAGTTCTCTTCAGTAGCTTCATATGGAAACCCTAGAATAGAGTCCTTATTAAATTACTGAAATTTCCATATTGTGGGGGTGAAAGGATATATATAAAAGTGTGTATAAAAACTGTCATCTTTTAGATGCATCTAAAATCTTCGTACACATCATGTATACAGAAAACTTGCAAGGTGAATACAGACTATTGTAAATAGCATCTGAGACTTCTGGTAGAAATTCTTTAAGGCGCTTTCATGTATCACCAGGATTAAGAAGTAAGAACTGAGAAAACTAAACTTATTATTTACTCATCCTCTCAATACTACGGGGATCTTGGTTTGTAGGGCCTTAGAGCACAAAAAGTAAGAATATATAGAAAAGCATCACCATCCAAGTCCATGCTACAGGTAATGCTCTAAAATAAGGTCTAACCACGGTGATAGACACAGAATTAGTGTTTTATGATCCATTCACCCGTCAATATTTGTCTAGCACCAAGCAGTTATCACATGTGCATAAGATTAAAGTTCATGAAAACTGATGCCGCCTACAGCACCCACCTTAGAACTACCAAGTGAAGCACCTACGCTGCCTGATTCTGCAaggttttattttaaaaaaaggGTTTGAGGTCGTGCAATAAGgaaaactaattaactaattacATTGCTTCATTGACTTCTATGACATTTAATCCATATCATGGCACACTTTGTAATTTCCTTTTAAAAATAGGTAAAAACAAAAGCGGAATTGTTTCAAGCATGGCCAGTTCATATGAAAAAAAGCGGAATTGACCAACGCTTGGGCATTACTAGGTATTAATGTATATGGAATAAATAAAGATCCAGATTTTCTGGAAACTGGTAGGTCAAAGATTTAAGATGCCATCATCCTAGAATATAAGTGTTTGGATTTGACAAGTTCTATCGGAATTTTTCTGCGCATATATGTGCAGTTTTACGGTGACATGGAATTTCTATATTTGGGTTCTAGAAAATATTACACTGGATTCTAGATTACAAATACAGAAAGGAAAAGCTCTCACATAATCTTGGTAACATATTGCAATTTATTACTATGTCAATTTGTTCTTGCATTCTATTAAACCAAACAGTTTACAGTATATTAGGTGGTTAACTACATCAATTTTACATTTATTAAAAGATGTGGCCTGTACTAATGATTTGAAGTTATGGAAATTATTTCATTTAAAAAGCACTACATATGTTCTTCTGTTTCTTCTATAACATAATTATTTAAAAGGTCCACAAGTTATGAAGGAGCACGGTAAAAATGTGAAAAATGCACGCAGAGATGAACAGCTCATGCACATGGCACACAAATGCAAAATTCAAACCACATTAAGAAAGCAAAAGTTTACACAATTTTCCAAAACTATGGGAGATATCAAAAACCAGTAGAAATGATAATAATGCGTAATCCACAAGAGCAGAAGTAGGAGCACATAATCTGTCGCGCTTTCAAATTATGTGCACTAAGAAAATAGAGTAAAACCTGTCCATTAGTGACTTGCCAGATATACAATACACCAAACATAGACTACTAGAAAAAGAATTGGCAACTTTTTTGAAAGTTTTTGTTAGTATCAATGATCACAAAAGTGATCATTATACGGGAACACAAACAGGAGCAGTAAACTAGAGTTAGGATTTAACCTTCTCATCAATGTCATAAGAACTTACTATATGCTAACTCGGTCTAGCAGACATATTAAACATTAACAATGTATTTACGAACAACAGACATATAATCATACTGAAACCACACAGCATTAAAAGTATAAATAATTATAAACTTCAATTCCTCACTAAAGTATAAGGTTGAACATATTCTACTTCTCCGAATTACCAAATATCTACTTTTAACTAAATAAACAACATAATGAATTACCAATGTCATCTTAATAGAAAGCAAAAACCGAAAAACAATTACACTTAAAAATCACGGAACTTGCCTCTCAGCAGCTTCAGCAACAATAGGCAATCTGGGCACCTGACCAAACAAGCACGAAGACGAGCCGTAAATCAAACACACCAAAAGGAACAAAAACACAGTACTATCCAAACTCATCATCAAATCCAAGCCCAACCCATCTCTTGGACTAAAACTCCTCTCCAAAAGATCAGGAAAAATCAACAACACATCAAGAACAATAGCCTGCATAGTATTAAACCTAACATACCTACTAAAATTAGGGTTCCTCACAACCACAAAATACAAAGTcaagaaaaccaagaaaccaTTAAAAGGGAAACTTTTAAACACCCTTATAGCAGGAATTAAAGGCTGCAAAAGGGTTTGTATTGGAGTGAACTGTGTTATCACATATTTACCATATTGAACACCATCAAAAAAAGGGTAAAAGTAACAAATGGCTGAGATTAAACGGTCTGGTGCATCAGCTGTTTCATTGTCATCAGATTTTGCAGTGATTGAGAGCTTTCTTGAAGGTGAAATTGCAACATTTCTGGGCTTTTGAGCTAGTGAAAGAAGTGAGAGTGATGAAGTAGATGAAGATAGATACAAGGAGTGTTTGTATGATAAAAGATTGGTTAAGGCCATTGTCTTGATTCTTGGTTGCAGGAAAAAGGtgagatttttagaatttaaagatttaattttttttatggtTTATTTAAGAATATCTTGGTTCTTGAATCTTGATTGATATTTTCTCAGTTTGCATTGTTGTTTTGTTTGTGTGCTATGAATTGAGATTGATTAAATTATcagaagaaaaaaagaagaaaaaaagattGGGATTGATGTTTTGGGTTACATTTTAGAAGCCCATTCTTTAAATGGTCTATATTTATCTAGCACAAGCTTTGTAGCCCAACTTAAAATTGTTGGGAGAGCCTTCTTGGTTCAGATGAAACATGTTGAGTTGACTTGGAAATTTGtatgatttttaaatttgatggatattttaaaatcaagaaattttcctctttctttcgaaattttatgaaaaaaaatccGGCCTCAAATTTGTTGAAGTTTCTTGACATGTTCATGATCAAATTATAACCACAGACCTTGCTCACTTGTAATTTCGgttgtttttatgtttttttttatctttttcaTCGTACTTGATGACTGAATATTTTCTTTGCTCTCTGTACTTCCTGTCTTTATTATCATCTCTACGACAAGATTTCTCTACGGCCTACGATTAGCGGTCCACCCACGTCACCTACTCTCCCTTAGTCACCCGAAAATTCTGGAGAATGACATATATGTACTCCTAACTCGTCCTAGTCACCTACTCTACTTTTAGGGAAAAACATATGATGTAATTCCCTAAAATTCCGGAAGATAATTCATTTTccttgaaaataataaaagacatgCTGAGTAAGAAAAAAAGATTCATCGACATACAAACACTATTAAAAAAACATTAATTTTATGATAATGACAATGATCGTTATGAAAAACTAGCGAGATTTCTACGGTCACCATTACTCAACTTTCTCGTTATTAATCTCGCTATTTATCTATTAACGGGAAGGCTTGATGTTGAAAAAATGAAATCTGGCCCATAATTCTAAATCTTTTAGGAAGGATGGAGCTGATTCTGTAGTATGATAGACTATGTCTTAATTTTGGAAAGCAAAACTAAACTAATCTAATCTAGATTAGATGCCTGTATCCACTTTAAGGCAGGCAATGAATGGGGCTGTAACATGGTATAATTTTTGTGAACTGAAGCCCCAAAATTCAAATCAAGGTACTACAACCTCACACTTGAACTGTGTTTTAAGACCACAGATTATGGGCTTCTACTTGGAAGTTTTGTGGCCAAGCTTTTTAGTAAGGCACCGAATGGTTTACCATTATGTACCTCTCAATTCTAAGTAAGATGTGAAAATTGCAAGTAAACAAATGTTACCAAGGTTCTTGAGCGAAAATTTTATCAAAG is a window of Apium graveolens cultivar Ventura chromosome 11, ASM990537v1, whole genome shotgun sequence DNA encoding:
- the LOC141697434 gene encoding protein TIC 20-v, chloroplastic; the encoded protein is MALTNLLSYKHSLYLSSSTSSLSLLSLAQKPRNVAISPSRKLSITAKSDDNETADAPDRLISAICYFYPFFDGVQYGKYVITQFTPIQTLLQPLIPAIRVFKSFPFNGFLVFLTLYFVVVRNPNFSRYVRFNTMQAIVLDVLLIFPDLLERSFSPRDGLGLDLMMSLDSTVFLFLLVCLIYGSSSCLFGQVPRLPIVAEAAERQVP